The Tindallia magadiensis genome includes the window TGGAACCGGTTATGGTGTTTCGTGTCGCCATAATGTGATCCGCCGGCGCTGCAATATAATATCCGCCTGAAGCCGCTACCTGGTCCATAAAAACAACCATGGGCTTTTCATTTTCATTCTTTAGTGACATAATCCGTTGAAAAATTTCATCACTCTCTGAAACGCCGCCTCCCGGTGAGTTAACATAAAGAACAATTGCTTTTACATCCTCATTTTCATACACCGTTTCCAGTCTCTTTAAAAAGGAATCATGATGATACTCCTGCTCATTAAAAACACCGCTGGTATCTCTGGCCGTAATGACTCCTGATACTTCTAAAACAGCAATGATCGACTCAGAACCACTCTCAATCGTGACTTCTTCCCATTCTTCTTCCGCAAAGAACATCTTTTCCGTTCTCCCTGTTGCATCAATGACAAACGAAATAATCAAAATAGCAATACACAGCCCTAATGCCGTCCAACGTTTTTTATTCATATTGTCCTCCTTGTTTTATGTCTTCTAGACTTTTAGTACTATTATCTATCCTAGTCATTTATTAACGACAAAAACAGTAATAGTTCTGACAAAACACTTCCTCTACTAGAATATCATTTTTTTCATCGAAAAACATTACTAAAAAATTAGTAATGTTTTTCGATAGTTTATTATCGAGTGATCCTATATACTACTTCCTAGTTATCAAATCGATAAAAACTTCTGGATTAAAATGGGATCGAATTGCGTTCCAGCACATCTTCTTAGTTCATCCTTCGCTTGATCCGGACTTAATATTTTTTTATATCCTCGTTCATAAACCATAGCATCGTAGGCATCAATAATTGTAATCATCCGTGCCTCAAACGGAATTTCGTCTCCTTTTAACCCCATGGGATATCCCTTGCCATCCCATCTCTCATGATGTAGTAAAACACCTTCCGCTACGCCAGGGATCATGGTGATGCGTTTAGCAAGGTAGTACCCATATACAGGATGTTTTTTTAATCGTTGCCAATCACCTATTGTCAGACTTTGTGATTTTCTCAAAATAGCTTCTTCAACTCCAATTTTTCCTAAATCATGTAATTCTGCCGTGAATATTAGTTTTTTCAACGACAATCCGCTTAAATTAAAACTTTTTCCAATTTGCGTTACCATGCTTCTCATTCGCCTGCTATGATGCAATACTTCCGGTGACAATTCATCAAGCAAAATTCTCAAACTTTCCAATATCGTCAGTTTTTTAGAAATCATATTCTCCTCTTGTATACTCTTTTCTTTATACAAATAAATCATTTTACTATCTTTTTCACTATTACATTTGTATTTTTTGCTTTTTATACCGTCTATGGCTTCATACTCTCTATTTATGATAGACATTATTTCAATTAGTAAATCCCAAATACTACCTGCATCGCCTACAGGTTTTTTGCTTTTTTCTATTGCTAAACTTAACTTTTTATCAATTTTAGAAAGTGGAAAGCTTATTCTTTGGCAAAAAACGACAAGTAAATTCAGTATATAGTTTACCAAGTATTCTTCCGTTTCAGCATTTACCAACTCTTGCACATAATCAATTTTAAGTGAGTTTTTTTCTCGATTAATTTGGTGAAATCTATACGTATCTAAATTATTCTCCAATGGACTCCTCCCTATACGTTTTCCTTATCTATATAATAATATGCTATTATCAAAAACTTTCCTTCGGTAATGCCGCTCTTAGCATTTTGAACGCTGTGTAACTTATAACCCCAATGACTAGCCAAGTCAGAATCTCCATCGGAAGTTCTGAAATAAAAGTAGCTGCAATAACTACTGCCGGCACTCCTCCTAAAGCTAGCCCTACAGCAGCTCTGGAATCGAAGGCTCCATGCTTAATAAATTTTATGCTGCCAATAGGCATAAGAAAAGCACAGGAACCCATCATAATGGGAAAAGCAGCAAGCTGATCCATTCCTAATAAGTAAACCAATGCCATGCACGGCGCATACAACCCTACCCCTAGTGACATTAAAGCTCCCAGAACAAAGTTACCAACTACTGCCACTATAAGTTTTGCACCATCCAACCCTATCATATCTCCCGAAGCTGGCATCGCCTGAATTGCGTCTGTTCCCAGAATCATAATGATAGCTGTGATAATAAGTGCGAAACCCATTCCAAATTGAACTTTTGTTTCCGACAAACCAGATACTATATCAGCTCCTACATGAGCTCCTAAGGCAGCCGCAAGAATCATAAAAACAAGCGTTAATGGATCCACTTCCACTCGTTGAATAAAAATAAACGCCATTGTTACTACCGGTAATGTATGCCCTACTAGCATTGTTCCAGGAATGATACGATCATTTACCATTTTTGTATGTCGATACCAGGAAGCAGTAGGAGCAAAGCTTCCTATTCCAAGAGAGTCAAAAAAATCAGTTACAAATCCTATCACCAACATATGAACAGAGGGGAGTCCCTCAAAATAATGATACAGTGATTGACCTAATTTTGTTATATATAGTATTGTCATTACACCAAGAACAGCTAAGAATCCCGTAATAATCATTGAAATACCCTCCTACTTTCCACTTATATAAACATGTGTGTATGTCAGTCTGTGCACAAATCTTTAAGCCCTCTTACGCCGAATATTCTGTTGATTGTTTTTCCATATCATCTCTTTCTTTCTCAAGCCGTTCTTTTTCTTGAGCCACAGACGTCTTAAGTTCATCCACCTGCTCTTGCATAAAACTGTTATCCAATTTTAATGTCGTATTCTCATCGATTAACTCATTAATAAGTTTCTTTTCTTTCTGCGATTTTTCATAAAGACTTTGAATAGTATTATTCTTATTACTCAACCATTTTTCCAACACTCTACTTAATGCTTCTACAAGCGTTAGTTTATGCTGATAAGCATTTAATTTTTTTGATATTATTGTCATTTTTTCCTTGCTTTTCTCGCTTTTTACCATTTTTTCCTGCAAGATTTGGACATCAACCTCATAAAATTCTCGTGTTTCTTTCATAAATGCAATTTTATTCTCTAATCTCTCGATCAACTCATTCTTTTCTTTTAAGTTTACTTTAAGAAGTTTAATGCTTTCTCTATATGTGTGCAATGCTTTCTTTTTGACAGCTTTTATGGTCTCTTGTTCCAACTTTAATTGATTAATATTTCCTCTTAACTTATTCTTCTTCTCCCCTAATAATTTGCCACCTATTATTTTCTTATCGATCGCTTTTTTTGCGCCTTCTATTTCTTGGTCATAGGCTGTAATACTTTGATTTATCTCTTCAATTTGTTTGTTTGCATAAGCAATATGCTCTTTCATTTTCTCAATACTCTTTTGTTTTCTTGTCATCGTGGTTTTCAAAATATTTATTTTTTCCGTAGCATCAGCAACCATTATACTTCTTTGATCAATCCAATCTTGAAGCATTTCTATTTCGTTATTCAAATCCCTTAATTGAGCTTTTTTCACTTGCACCTCAATATTTGTTGACTCAGTAAGTCGTTCTGCATTTTCTGTAAGATCAGGTTTCTTCATAAGCTTATATTCTTTTTCAAGGGTCAACAGATACTCTTGTATTTCTTGTAATTGCTTTTTAATCAACTTGTTTTCTTGAAAAGCAAATATTTTTTTTGAATTTGCATCTTTCAAAGCTATTTTTAGCTTGTCTAGTTTTTTTTCAGTCTGATAAATATACTTTCCCAGGTGCTCTTCCACACTTTCTGTCGAATACCCTCCACGAATTTTGATAAAGGATTTATCCCATAAATCAACATCCTTCTTGGCCGTTCTCATCACAATCTTTCGTCCTATTCGCCAAAACACATAAAGAACTATTCCACAGACAGATCCAATTGCTAAATAGATCATCACCAGTCCCTCCCTTCGTTAATCTATTACGATTTTTCCTGTAAATTTCAGCTCTGTTACTATTTTCATAACAAGAGCTGAAATCCTGTTTTACATTTCCTTCATTAACTTATATCTTCAATGTCTTCATCCGTTAGTTTGTCAAGTTTTACGATGCATATGTCGTATGGCTGCAAATTAACGGTATGATATACTCCATTAACAAACATCTTACAGTCTATCCTTAGTTCAGGCATCATTGTCTTTTGAATATAGTTGTATTCTTCTTGCTGAAAAAATGCTTCATCATCATAAAAATCATGTTCCTGATTTTGAGTGCATATGCTTTCATTAAATGTATACTGTGATATTTTATATTTCCCACTTGCTTCAGGAATGATAATTTGATGTTGTCTGCTTTTGGGAATATTTTGATAACCCACTGTTTCGATATAATCTCTATATCCCAAATAAAAAATACCTAAAATACCTTCTGAGCATTTTGCAATAAAACAACCTTCTTTTGCCATAATCACTTCACTTCTCGCTGTCAGCTGGTATAAATTTAACAAATAATGTAGCGGTTCTTTGAAAATTTTGTTTGTAAAAGCAAAACTTTGAACATGCTTCCTATAATTTTCCATCCATTTGAGTTGAAAGTTCGATATCACCGAAAAGCTTCTTTGTGGTTCTGACAAAATAATATTTAACAATGCATGATAACCCGTCATTGTTTTCATATTCTTTTTTATTTTCCTTCTTAACTCATAGGTCACATCAATCATAATACGTGGATTGGAACCATCAGAACCTTTTGGAAGCATTTTGTTAAGCCTATTTTCTCCATGACAATAGCGCTCTTGTATGCTATTAAAGTCCAATGCATTAGTTTGTTTTTTTTCTGTCATAGTAAACTGAGCACTAAAAAAATCAAACTGAATCAATTTGTTTTTCATAATCCTCAAATGTTTGCAGTTTAGCCTTTTGCTGTTTAGAATGAAATTTCCAATATGCACTCCTCGGTATTTTTTTTCATGACTTACTTTTTCTTTTATTAATTCAACAAAAGC containing:
- a CDS encoding HD-GYP domain-containing protein yields the protein MENNLDTYRFHQINREKNSLKIDYVQELVNAETEEYLVNYILNLLVVFCQRISFPLSKIDKKLSLAIEKSKKPVGDAGSIWDLLIEIMSIINREYEAIDGIKSKKYKCNSEKDSKMIYLYKEKSIQEENMISKKLTILESLRILLDELSPEVLHHSRRMRSMVTQIGKSFNLSGLSLKKLIFTAELHDLGKIGVEEAILRKSQSLTIGDWQRLKKHPVYGYYLAKRITMIPGVAEGVLLHHERWDGKGYPMGLKGDEIPFEARMITIIDAYDAMVYERGYKKILSPDQAKDELRRCAGTQFDPILIQKFLSI
- a CDS encoding sulfite exporter TauE/SafE family protein; translated protein: MIITGFLAVLGVMTILYITKLGQSLYHYFEGLPSVHMLVIGFVTDFFDSLGIGSFAPTASWYRHTKMVNDRIIPGTMLVGHTLPVVTMAFIFIQRVEVDPLTLVFMILAAALGAHVGADIVSGLSETKVQFGMGFALIITAIIMILGTDAIQAMPASGDMIGLDGAKLIVAVVGNFVLGALMSLGVGLYAPCMALVYLLGMDQLAAFPIMMGSCAFLMPIGSIKFIKHGAFDSRAAVGLALGGVPAVVIAATFISELPMEILTWLVIGVISYTAFKMLRAALPKESF
- a CDS encoding coiled-coil domain-containing protein, translating into MIYLAIGSVCGIVLYVFWRIGRKIVMRTAKKDVDLWDKSFIKIRGGYSTESVEEHLGKYIYQTEKKLDKLKIALKDANSKKIFAFQENKLIKKQLQEIQEYLLTLEKEYKLMKKPDLTENAERLTESTNIEVQVKKAQLRDLNNEIEMLQDWIDQRSIMVADATEKINILKTTMTRKQKSIEKMKEHIAYANKQIEEINQSITAYDQEIEGAKKAIDKKIIGGKLLGEKKNKLRGNINQLKLEQETIKAVKKKALHTYRESIKLLKVNLKEKNELIERLENKIAFMKETREFYEVDVQILQEKMVKSEKSKEKMTIISKKLNAYQHKLTLVEALSRVLEKWLSNKNNTIQSLYEKSQKEKKLINELIDENTTLKLDNSFMQEQVDELKTSVAQEKERLEKERDDMEKQSTEYSA